Proteins encoded within one genomic window of Calonectris borealis chromosome 1, bCalBor7.hap1.2, whole genome shotgun sequence:
- the C3AR1 gene encoding C3a anaphylatoxin chemotactic receptor isoform X1 encodes MFNHTSYRMPRLLSNSSSHEQAAVYYASESIVSIAIFIIVFIIGIPGNGLVIWVAGLKMKRSVNIVWFLNLAGADFMCCLSLPFSIVHLALHEHWPYGWFLCKVIPSVIIFTMFASVFLLVAISIDRCLLVMKPVWCQNHRTVKFVSLICSGIWILAFIFCCPVFHYRETSAHDGKTECGYNFGDDEVLDYMDDSVDELLEEYSPLAYNGNDSWGNFYESDYSVPLASVVINITRAVFGFVLPFGIMAVCYALIAFRMRANQFHKPRNRMLRTIVLVVAAFFICWAPYHVVGILRLVPTLGTGLRESLILWDHLSTALAYANSCINPLLYVFVGRDFRAKAQQSVQGILEGAFTEEPTRSIPYSLDRSKTSTEKDVSSTV; translated from the exons ATGTTCAATCATACGAG CTACAGAATGCCTCGACTCCTGAGTAATAGCAGTTCACATGAACAGGCTGCTGTGTATTATGCATCAGAATCCATTGTCTCCATTGCTATCTTCATCATCGTTTTCATCATAGGTATCCCAGGCAATGGGTTGGTGATCTGGGTAGCTGGTCTGAAAATGAAAAGGTCTGTGAACATTGTCTGGTTCCTAAACCTTGCTGGGGCTGACTTCATGTGCTGCTTGTCCTTGCCATTTTCCATTGTTCACCTGGCCCTCCATGAACATTGGCCGTATGGTTGGTTCCTTTGCAAAGTCATTCCATCAGTCATAATCTTCACCATGTTTGCTAGCGTCTTCCTACTCGTGGCCATCAGCATTGACCGGTGTCTCCTTGTGATGAAACCTGTCTGGTGTCAAAATCATCGAACAGTGAAATTTGTATCACTAATATGCAGTGGCATTTGGATCCTGGCCTTCATTTTCTGCTGTCCTGTCTTTCACTACCGTGAGACTAGTGCTCATGATGGCAAAACTGAGTGTGGGTACAATTTTGGAGATGATGAAGTGCTAGATTATATGGATGATTCTGTAGATGAGTTATTGGAAGAATACTCACCTTTAGCCTACAATGGTAATGACTCATGGGGAAATTTCTATGAAAGTGATTATTCTGTACCCCTTGCCTCAGTGGTAATAAACATCACTAGGGCTGTCTTTGGCTTTGTACTCCCCTTTGGCATAATGGCAGTTTGCTATGCCCTTATTGCTTTCAGAATGCGTGCAAATCAGTTTCACAAGCCACGCAACAGGATGCTGCGAACAATTGTGCTCGTggtagctgcgttcttcatctgCTGGGCTCCATACCACGTAGTTGGGATTCTGCGCCTTGTACCTACTCTTGGAACAGGACTGAGGGAGTCATTGATCCTCTGGGATCACCTCTCTACAGCACTTGCGTATGCCAACAGCTGCATCAACCCCCTGCTCTATGTTTTTGTGGGACGGGACTTCAGGGCAAAGGCACAGCAATCCGTGCAAGGAATCTTGGAAGGTGCCTTTACGGAGGAACCAACGCGTTCAATCCCTTACTCCCTTGACAGAAGCAAGACTTCAACAGAGAAGGACGTTAGCAGCACAGTGTAA
- the C3AR1 gene encoding C3a anaphylatoxin chemotactic receptor isoform X2, with translation MIHILPTQKSSMNEIQGITEILDGTPQCSIIRGIPGNGLVIWVAGLKMKRSVNIVWFLNLAGADFMCCLSLPFSIVHLALHEHWPYGWFLCKVIPSVIIFTMFASVFLLVAISIDRCLLVMKPVWCQNHRTVKFVSLICSGIWILAFIFCCPVFHYRETSAHDGKTECGYNFGDDEVLDYMDDSVDELLEEYSPLAYNGNDSWGNFYESDYSVPLASVVINITRAVFGFVLPFGIMAVCYALIAFRMRANQFHKPRNRMLRTIVLVVAAFFICWAPYHVVGILRLVPTLGTGLRESLILWDHLSTALAYANSCINPLLYVFVGRDFRAKAQQSVQGILEGAFTEEPTRSIPYSLDRSKTSTEKDVSSTV, from the exons ATGATCCATATTCTTCCCACACAGAAATCTTCAATGAATGAAATCCAAGGAATTACAGAAATCTTGGATGGAACTCCACAATGTTCAATCATACGAG GTATCCCAGGCAATGGGTTGGTGATCTGGGTAGCTGGTCTGAAAATGAAAAGGTCTGTGAACATTGTCTGGTTCCTAAACCTTGCTGGGGCTGACTTCATGTGCTGCTTGTCCTTGCCATTTTCCATTGTTCACCTGGCCCTCCATGAACATTGGCCGTATGGTTGGTTCCTTTGCAAAGTCATTCCATCAGTCATAATCTTCACCATGTTTGCTAGCGTCTTCCTACTCGTGGCCATCAGCATTGACCGGTGTCTCCTTGTGATGAAACCTGTCTGGTGTCAAAATCATCGAACAGTGAAATTTGTATCACTAATATGCAGTGGCATTTGGATCCTGGCCTTCATTTTCTGCTGTCCTGTCTTTCACTACCGTGAGACTAGTGCTCATGATGGCAAAACTGAGTGTGGGTACAATTTTGGAGATGATGAAGTGCTAGATTATATGGATGATTCTGTAGATGAGTTATTGGAAGAATACTCACCTTTAGCCTACAATGGTAATGACTCATGGGGAAATTTCTATGAAAGTGATTATTCTGTACCCCTTGCCTCAGTGGTAATAAACATCACTAGGGCTGTCTTTGGCTTTGTACTCCCCTTTGGCATAATGGCAGTTTGCTATGCCCTTATTGCTTTCAGAATGCGTGCAAATCAGTTTCACAAGCCACGCAACAGGATGCTGCGAACAATTGTGCTCGTggtagctgcgttcttcatctgCTGGGCTCCATACCACGTAGTTGGGATTCTGCGCCTTGTACCTACTCTTGGAACAGGACTGAGGGAGTCATTGATCCTCTGGGATCACCTCTCTACAGCACTTGCGTATGCCAACAGCTGCATCAACCCCCTGCTCTATGTTTTTGTGGGACGGGACTTCAGGGCAAAGGCACAGCAATCCGTGCAAGGAATCTTGGAAGGTGCCTTTACGGAGGAACCAACGCGTTCAATCCCTTACTCCCTTGACAGAAGCAAGACTTCAACAGAGAAGGACGTTAGCAGCACAGTGTAA